The region CTCGTATTCATTAATATGCACCTTGTTATTCACCTGCTTTTGTTCAGCTCAGACGAACTATGATTTCAAAAAAGATCATGATGCTTTATTGGTGCACGATTTAGAGATTTCAGCGAATTTTTATCAAGATGTTTTAGGCCTGAAAGAGGTTTCTAGCAAGGCAATCCCATCTGGCAAACGTTGGTTCGAGCTAGGTAATGGCGTGCAACTTCATTTAAGCGAAAGCAAGGAGGAGGTACCTAAAAGTAAATCAATACATATGGCTATTACCACACAAAAGATAGATGCGTTTGTCGATTTTTTAAAATCTAAAGATATCTATTTTGAAAATTGGGCTGGGAAAGCGAAAACTGTCAGAGTTAGAGCTGATGGAGTAAAACAATTTTAT is a window of Salegentibacter salegens DNA encoding:
- a CDS encoding VOC family protein, producing the protein MQYSYSLICTLLFTCFCSAQTNYDFKKDHDALLVHDLEISANFYQDVLGLKEVSSKAIPSGKRWFELGNGVQLHLSESKEEVPKSKSIHMAITTQKIDAFVDFLKSKDIYFENWAGKAKTVRVRADGVKQFYIRDPDGYWIEVNNAKM